One Solanum lycopersicum chromosome 4, SLM_r2.1 DNA window includes the following coding sequences:
- the LOC101255086 gene encoding uncharacterized protein encodes MGSSSNSSKDDFSVLVLASDLGVDARPFLTHQEPEDNWYDCASDPPPSEEQDFAHLDSLQFLRLESGSDKLGNRIFRIVGKYFPALVISAERLKKYVFNKVCTELPEGPFCIVYMHSTVQKEDNNPGLTILRWIYEELPPDHKDRLQAVYFVHPGLRSRLVLATLGRFFLSGGLYWKVKYVSRLQYLWDDIKKGELEIPEFVQKHDEILEHRPLTDYGIEPDPLHFSQMPPSAYSLGRHDTGWTSRQYMS; translated from the exons ATGGGAAGCTCAAGTAACAGCAGTAAAGATGATTTTTCAGTGTTGGTGCTGGCATCGGATCTTGGTGTTGATGCCCGACCCTTTTTGACCCATCAAGAACCTGAAGACAACTGGTATGATTGTGCTTCTGACCCTCCTCCTTCTGAGGAACAAGATTTTGCTCATCTTGATTCACTACAGTTCTTACGCCTTGAATCTGGATCTGACAAATTGGGTAATCGGATCTTTCGTATTGTTGGAAAATACTTTCCGG CTCTAGTTATAAGTGCGGAGCGGCTGAAAAAGTATGTCTTTAACAAAGTTTGCACGGAGCTGCCTGAGGGGCCATTCTGTATTGTCTACATGCATAGTACTGTCCAAAAGGAGGATAACAATCCTGGATTGACCATCTTGCGGTGGATCTACGAAGAGCTACCTCCTGACCATAAGGACAGGCTTCAGGCTGTATACTTTGTTCATCCTGGGCTCCGGTCAAGGCTTGTTCTTGCAACGCTAGGCAGATTTTTCCTGAGTGGAGG TTTGTATTGGAAAGTAAAGTATGTTAGTCGACTGCAATACCTTTGGGACGACATAAAGAAAGGAGAGCTTGAGATTCCTGAATTTGTTCAAAAGCATGATGAAATTTTAGAGCACAGGCCACTTACTGATTATGGAATTGAACCAGATCCCCTCCACTTCTCTCAGATGCCACCGTCAGCCTACTCGCTTGGTAGACATGACACCGGATGGACATCTAGACAGTACATGTCTTAG
- the LCY1 gene encoding lycopene beta cyclase, chloroplastic yields MDTLLKTPNNLEFLNPHHGFAVKASTFRSEKHHNFGSRKFCETLGRSVCVKGSSSALLELVPETKKENLDFELPMYDPSKGVVVDLAVVGGGPAGLAVAQQVSEAGLSVCSIDPNPKLIWPNNYGVWVDEFEAMDLLDCLDATWSGAAVYIDDNTAKDLHRPYGRVNRKQLKSKMMQKCIMNGVKFHQAKVIKVIHEESKSMLICNDGITIQATVVLDATGFSRSLVQYDKPYNPGYQVAYGILAEVEEHPFDVNKMVFMDWRDSHLKNNTDLKERNSRIPTFLYAMPFSSNRIFLEETSLVARPGLRIDDIQERMVARLNHLGIKVKSIEEDEHCLIPMGGPLPVLPQRVVGIGGTAGMVHPSTGYMVARTLAAAPVVANAIIQYLGSERSHSGNELSTAVWKDLWPIERRRQREFFCFGMDILLKLDLPATRRFFDAFFDLEPRYWHGFLSSRLFLPELIVFGLSLFSHASNTSRFEIMTKGTVPLVNMINNLLQDKE; encoded by the coding sequence ATGGATACTTTGTTGAAAACCCCAAATAACCTTGAATTTCTGAACCCACATCATGGTTTTGCTGTTAAAGCTAGTACCTTTAGATCTGAGAAGCATCATAATTTTGGTTCTAGGAAGTTTTGTGAAACTTTGGGTAGAAGTGTTTGTGTTAAGGGTAGTAGTAGTGCTCTTTTAGAGCTTGTACCTGAGACCAAAAAGGAGAATCTTGATTTTGAGCTTCCTATGTATGACCCTTCAAAAGGGGTTGTTGTGGATCTTGCTGTGGTTGGTGGTGGCCCTGCAGGACTTGCTGTTGCACAGCAAGTTTCTGAAGCAGGACTCTCTGTTTGTTCAATTGATCCGAATCCTAAATTGATATGGCCTAATAACTATGGTGTTTGGGTGGATGAATTTGAGGCTATGGACTTGTTAGATTGTCTAGATGCTACCTGGTCTGGTGCAGCAGTGTACATTGATGATAATACGGCTAAAGATCTTCATAGACCTTATGGAAGGGTTAACCGGAAACAGCTGAAATCGAAAATGATGCAGAAATGTATAATGAATGGTGTTAAATTCCACCAAGCCAAAGTTATAAAGGTGATTCATGAGGAATCGAAATCCATGTTGATATGCAATGATGGTATTACTATTCAGGCAACGGTGGTGCTCGATGCAACTGGCTTCTCTAGATCTCTTGTTCAGTATGATAAGCCTTATAACCCCGGGTATCAAGTTGCTTATGGCATTTTGGCTGAAGTGGAAGAGCACCCCTTTGATGTAAACAAGATGGTTTTCATGGATTGGCGAGATTCTCATTTGAAGAACAATACTGATCTCAAGGAGAGAAATAGTAGAATACCAACTTTTCTTTATGCAATGCCATTTTCATCCAACAGGATATTTCTTGAAGAAACATCACTCGTAGCTCGTCCTGGCTTGCGTATAGATGATATTCAAGAACGAATGGTGGCTCGTTTAAACCATTTGGGGATAAAAGTGAAGAGCATTGAAGAAGATGAACATTGTCTAATACCAATGGGTGGTCCACTTCCAGTATTACCTCAGAGAGTCGTTGGAATCGGTGGTACAGCTGGCATGGTTCATCCATCCACCGGTTATATGGTGGCAAGGACACTAGCTGCGGCTCCTGTTGTTGCCAATGCCATAATTCAATACCTCGGTTCTGAAAGAAGTCATTCGGGTAATGAATTATCCACAGCTGTTTGGAAAGATTTGTGGCCTATAGAGAGGAGACGTCAAAGAGAGTTCTTCTGCTTCGGTATGGATATTCTTCTGAAGCTTGATTTACCTGCTACAAGAAGGTTCTTTGATGCATTCTTTGACTTAGAACCTCGTTATTGGCATGGCTTCTTATCGTCTCGATTGTTTCTACCTGAACTCATAGTTTTTGGGCTGTCTCTATTCTCTCATGCTTCAAATACTTCTAGATTTGAGATAATGACAAAGGGAACTGTTCCATTAGTAAATATGATCAACAATTTGTTACAGGATAAAGAATGA